In a genomic window of Vairimorpha necatrix chromosome 12, complete sequence:
- a CDS encoding meiotic recombination protein SPO11-like protein — translation MRNFLRDLTRHTLRNISKFPNILQRLKFYEELNNSLLSNTKKNKREIYYNSVEIFKSQSSVDRLIKETCIKLKCTQSDLLISTTLKGIYYGNIVFYKNNKEIINCRGTSLIPDMSEIERVECKSKMIIVVEKDTIFSKIIRSKNQEDTKDVLNDTNLKSSDDILFICGKGYPCHNTLALVNKLKHIKMYGIFDFDPYGVEICTKYKTVQRIGVRREDINKENVLELTENDIKRIRSLIKKGICVEDMEYMLENNIKMEIEGIFNRPGFDILEYIRERTE, via the coding sequence ATGAGGAATTTTCTTAGGGATCTAACAAGACACACTTTAAGAAACATTTCAAAATTCCCAAATATCCTCCAGAGACTCAAATTCTACGAAGAACTAAATAACTCTCTTCTCTCTAATACAAAGAAGAACAAGAGAGAAATCTACTACAACTCTGTGGAAATATTCAAGTCTCAGTCTTCAGTAGACCGGCTTATTAAAGAGACATgtatcaaattaaaatgtaCTCAGTctgatttattaatttctacTACACTTAAAGGGATTTATTATGGGAATAttgtcttttataaaaataataaggaaattataaattgtaGAGGGACTTCTTTGATACCAGACATGAGTGAGATAGAAAGAGTAGAATGTAAGAGTAAAATGATAATAGTAGTAGAGAAAGACACAATATTCAGTAAAATAATACGGAGTAAAAATCAAGAAGATACAAAAGATGTATTAAATGATACTAATTTAAAGAGTAGTGATGACATACTCTTCATTTGTGGAAAGGGTTACCCTTGTCACAATACCCTCGCTCTCGTGAATAAACtcaaacatataaaaatgtacgGAATATTCGACTTCGACCCCTACGGCGTAGAAATATGCACCAAGTACAAGACAGTACAAAGGATAGGAGTAAGAAGAGAAGACATAAACAAGGAGAATGTACTAGAACTCACTGAGAATGATATAAAGAGAATCAGAtcattaataaagaaaggCATATGTGTAGAAGACATGGAATATATGTTAGAGAATAATATAAAGATGGAGATAGAAGGAATATTTAACCGGCCGGGATTCGACATACTAGAATATATAAGAGAGAGAActgaataa
- a CDS encoding valine-tRNA ligase (VARS1) — MVTGEDRKKQKEEKKKQKMEKFLNKKISLISTKEHSKPIKLTKGYDPKKVEKKWSNLGDFSPVNKSKKFVMCMPPPNITGSLHIGHAMMVSIQDSIVRYKRLNDYSVLYLPGTDHAGIATQSVVMKQLTKSKQSENNIDRDQNKFDQVKLDNDKFDKSFNIDRDTFIKATWDWKEKYGNRIIEQFKRLGTSSDNTRMKFTMDEKMNKSVNEAFCRFYEKGLIYRENKIVNWCSKLNTTLSDIEIDHVSVKGNTIINVDGREYEFGVIYKIKYPVQYIKYNEQASQGIYQFNEDIHQFNEGFYKEDSLYSYGYVIVATTRPETILGDTALCAHPNDLRYNKYKEIIPINPITNKKMKFIFDEAVDKDFESGVLKITPAHDPVDFEIGKRHNLEQIKIFNSKNEIIINEQNKKSSLCGCKRLDARDKILEILKSRDLFIEKKPHEQTLPFCSRSNDLIEPIIKEQWWLKCEEMSKKAINVVKNEEIKIFPKESKEDWYRWFENPRDWCLSRQLWWGHRIPAYKFKESSYEELSSKDLNYTDSSYKDINYTDSSYKDINYKDSSYKSYIDKSCIDKSCIDKSYIWTIGRTKKEAVEKFNKKYNTNLDESKFEQDEDVLDTWFSSGLWPFATLGWPEETEDFSNFFPTNLLETGKDILFFWVGRMVMMSLELTNKIPFENILLHGIVRDANGRKMSKSLGNVIDPLHIIEGASLEDLLENMRSGNLSKENQKSAEEIIKKDYPNGIECCGADALRFTLLSYMNGINDIKLDIERVIGTRRFCNKIYNASIFLKKVLKENIFLNYSRDDDDDIKKDDVSNDVSINVLKDDASKDENKKYDVIHDNVIKDDVIHVIHYDKLLVWLIQKRNKVIEITHESFRDYKFMTAVQSIHKFFLYDFCDIYIEIVKKIKKEEYIKVLFIVFIDCIKIFSIYMPFITQEIYSQYFKESINETNFPEIIKINCEEIVKTNFEEILSKVKNIRNQEKEDIEVEGIEEEDIEYIKALVPHIKSINGI; from the coding sequence atggtCACAGGAGAAgacagaaaaaaacaaaaagaagaaaaaaagaaacaaaaaatggagaaatttctaaacaagaaaatatCTCTAATATCCACCAAGGAACACTCTAAACCCATCAAACTCACCAAAGGTTATGACCCGAAAAAAGTAGAAAAAAAGTGGTCAAATTTAGGAGATTTTTCTCCtgtaaataaatctaaGAAATTTGTCATGTGCATGCCTCCTCCAAATATAACAGGCTCCCTTCATATAGGCCATGCTATGATGGTATCAATACAAGATTCTATAGTGAGATATAAGAGACTTAATGATTACTCAGTGTTGTATTTACCAGGGACTGATCATGCTGGAATAGCCACACAAAGTGTAGTAATGAAACAACTAACTAAATCTAAACAAAgtgaaaataatattgataGAGATCAAAATAAGTTTGATCAAGTTAAATTAGACaatgataaatttgataaatcttttaatattgatagagatacatttattaaagCCACTTGGGATTGGAAAGAGAAATATGGTAATAGAATTATAGAACAGTTTAAGAGACTTGGTACTAGTTCTGATAATACGAGGATGAAGTTCACAATGGATGAGAAAATGAATAAAAGTGTAAATGAAGCCTTTTGTAGATTTTATGAGAAAGGGTTAATTTACAGAGAAAATAAGATAGTAAATTGGTGTAGTAAATTAAACACTACTCTGAGTGACATAGAAATAGATCATGTGAGTGTAAAAGGAAAtacaattataaatgtaGATGGTAGAGAATATGAATTTGGAgtaatttacaaaatcaaGTACCCAGTAcaatatatcaaatataatgaaCAAGCCAGTCAAGGCATTTATCAATTTAATGAAGACATACATCAATTTAATGAAGGCttttataaagaagataGTTTATATTCTTATGGTTATGTGATTGTGGCTACTACTAGACCTGAGACAATATTAGGAGATACTGCTTTGTGTGCTCATCCTAATGACTTAAgatacaataaatataaggAAATTATCCCTATAAATCcaattacaaataaaaagatgaaatttatatttgatgaGGCAGTAGATAAAGATTTCGAAAGTGGAGTATTAAAAATCACGCCAGCTCATGATCCCGTGGATTTTGAGATAGGAAAAAGGCACAATTTAGAACagatcaaaatatttaactcTAAAAATGAAATCATAATAAATGAACAGAATAAGAAATCATCTCTGTGTGGATGTAAAAGATTAGATGCTAGAGATAAAATActtgaaatattaaaatcaagAGATTTATTCATTGAGAAAAAGCCTCATGAACAAACCTTGCCATTTTGTTCAAGATCTAATGATCTTATAGAACCAATTATCAAAGAACAATGGTGGCTGAAATGTGAAGAAATGTCTAAGAAAGCGATAAATGTAGtgaaaaatgaagaaattaaaatatttcctAAGGAATCTAAAGAAGATTGGTATAGATGGTTTGAAAATCCAAGAGACTGGTGTCTCTCAAGACAATTATGGTGGGGACACAGAATTCCAGcctataaatttaaagaatcaTCTTATGAAGAATTGTCTtctaaagatttaaattatacagATTCATCTTACAAAGACATAAATTATACAGACTCATCTTACAAAGatataaattacaaagATTCAAGTTACAAATCATATATTGACAAATCATGTATTGATAAATCATGTATTGATAAATCATATATTTGGACAATAGGAAGAACTAAGAAAGAAGCAGTAGagaaatttaataagaaatataatacaaatttagatGAATCTAAATTTGAACAAGACGAGGATGTCTTAGACACTTGGTTCTCTTCAGGCCTCTGGCCTTTTGCCACTTTAGGCTGGCCTGAAGAGACAGAAGATTTCTCAAATTTCTTCCCTActaatttattagaaacAGGTAAAGACATTTTATTCTTCTGGGTAGGGAGAATGGTAATGATGTCTCTAGAATTAACTAATAAGATCCCATTTGAGAATATCTTACTACATGGAATAGTAAGAGATGCTAATGGTAGAAAAATGAGTAAAAGTCTTGGGAATGTAATAGACCCTTTACATATTATAGAAGGAGCAAGTTTAGaagatttattagaaaatatgaGATCAGGGAATCTTAGTAAAGAAAATCAGAAGAGTGctgaagaaataataaagaaagatTATCCAAATGGAATAGAGTGCTGTGGAGCTGATGCATTAAGATTTACATTATTGAGTTATATGAATGGGataaatgatataaaattagataTAGAACGAGTAATAGGAACAAGAAGattttgtaataaaatatacaatgCATCAATATTCCTTAAGAAAGTacttaaagaaaatatatttttaaattactcAAGAGATGATGAtgatgatattaaaaaagatgatGTCTCTAATGATGTCTCTATTAATGTCTTAAAAGATGATGCCTCAAAAgacgaaaataaaaaatatgatgtCATACATGATAATGTCATAAAAGATGATGTCATACATGTCATacattatgataaattattagTCTGgttaatacaaaaaagaaataaagtAATAGAAATTACTCATGAATCCTTCAGAgactataaatttatgacTGCTGTCCAGTCAATCCATAAATTCTTCTTATACGACTTCTGtgatatttatatagaaaTAGTCAAGAAGatcaaaaaagaagaatatataaaagtcTTATTTATAGTCTTCATTGACTGTATAAAGATATTCAGTATTTATATGCCATTTATAACTCAAGAGATTTATAGTCAATATTTCAAGGAATCAATCAACGAGACAAATTTCCCAGAAATAATTAAGATAAATTGTGAAGAAATAgttaaaacaaattttgaagaaattttGAGTAAAGTTAAGAATATAAGAAACCAAGAGAAGGAAGATATAGAAGTAGAAGGgatagaagaagaagatatAGAATATATCAAAGCATTAGTACCTCATATCAAGAGTATAAATggaatataa
- a CDS encoding actin-related protein has product MFVSSDLSSVIVDIGTETFKIGYSDKEYPMHYNSSKTFKNDFTSPVQSSTIHNIDSYISLMTSHLPLDTSYLLISENTFEDENIKERILSEVMEKSLASSLMFSKSSILDTFSYGKTTSINIVISGGSTQIVSVVDGYITCRKKIEYGCEDISKKYLEKINKEKIKQKFDSINKNGCINDNNTNEGLLNFKKLEYARFKKEDFYKKENNIQQFLYLHDKILKITDYLEDILQSNSPDRKFDLLNNILISGGGSLIPNITNLLEKNISEKISKNNFCIFNQPSLFHTFFGGAVMGNIGSFKALNIGKADYIECGVNILKRKNYSWVLNKP; this is encoded by the coding sequence ATGTTCGTCTCCTCAGATTTAAGTTCTGTAATCGTAGACATAGGCACAGAGACATTCAAAATAGGCTACTCTGACAAGGAATATCCCATGCACTACAACTCATCCAAGACATTCAAGAATGACTTCACTTCTCCTGTACAATCCTCCACTATCCACAATATTGACTCTTATATCTCACTTATGACTTCTCATTTGCCTCTTGACACTTCTTATCTTCTAATAAGTGAAAACACATTTGaagatgaaaatattaaagagCGAATACTCAGTGAAGTCATGGAGAAGAGTCTCGCCTCTTCTCTTATGTTCTCTAAAAGTAGTATACTTGACACATTCTCGTATGGGAAGACTACTAGTATAAATATAGTAATAAGTGGAGGATCTACACAGATAGTAAGTGTAGTAGATGGGTATATAACATGTAGGAAGAAGATAGAATATGGATGTGAAGATATAAGTAAGAAATATCTAgagaaaattaataaagagaaaataaaacagaAGTTTGATTCAATTAATAAGAATGGATGTATTAATGATAATAATACTAATGAAggattattaaattttaagaaattagaATACGctagatttaaaaaagaagatttctataaaaaagaaaacaatattCAACAATTTCTTTATCTACACGataaaatactaaaaattaCTGACTACTTAGAAGACATTCTCCAGTCAAATTCACCTGATAGAAAATTCGacttattaaataatatcttGATATCAGGAGGAGGAAGTTTAATACCAAATATCACCAATCTATtagagaaaaatataagcgagaaaatatcaaaaaacaatttctGCATTTTTAACCAGCCAAGTCTGTTTCATACATTTTTTGGTGGGGCAGTTATGGGGAATATAGGGAGTTTTAAAGCACTGAATATAGGGAAAGCGGATTATATAGAATGTGGAGTGAATATCTTAAAAAGGAAGAATTATTCATGGGTACTTAATAAACCataa
- a CDS encoding DDE-TNP-IS1595 domain-containing protein produces MPGTTWLVGGIENEDRDCFLKIVPNRTQAVMLELFREYVLEGTIIRTDGFASYRSAVRDFGSVHEVVNHSVGFTNEYEHHTTKIENLWSHLKTELRTRRGIMKVNMEDFIYEFLFRSKYLKDKNIDTYAEIFKKNTFVRINVLTLDEI; encoded by the coding sequence ATGCCTGGAACGACCTGGTTGGTTGGGGGTAtagaaaatgaagataGGGActgttttctaaaaattgttCCTAATAGAACTCAGGCTGTGATGTTAGAGCTTTTTAGGGAGTATGTTCTCGAAGGAACGATAATAAGAACTGATGGTTTTGCATCTTACCGTTCTGCTGTTCGTGACTTCGGATCTGTTCATGAAGTTGTTAATCATAGTGTTGGCTTTACTAATGAGTATGAACATCATACTACTAAAATAGAGAATCTATGGAGTCATTTAAAAACAGAATTAAGAACAAGAAGAGGAATAATGAAGGTGAATATggaagattttatatatgaaTTCCTATTTAGAAGTAAATATctaaaagacaaaaatatCGATACTTATGCtgaaattttcaaaaaaaatacttttgtTAGAATAAATGTGTTGACGTTAGACGAAATATGA
- a CDS encoding dolichol monophosphate mannose synthase produces MYNVIIPTNNEQGNIACLLKMLQEVLDKLNVIYQIIIVDDGSTDDTIKEIHQSNTKFLKLVLRPTKLGLGSAYQAALEYCKYEYTIILDADLSHDPFYIQSMIRIQNITGCDLVSSSRYIKNGGVYNWSLYRKLVSRGANNLAKLVLNLRSSDLTGSFRLYKTEVLRILLGNCVSKGYSVQMEMMCQAEKRRFKIEECPIIFYEREVGVSKLGSKEILNFLLSILQLLKNKFEF; encoded by the coding sequence ATGTATAATGTTATTATTCCTACTAATAATGAACAAGGCAATATTGCTTGTCTTCTCAAAATGTTACAAGAAGTCTTAGACAAGTTAAATGTCatttatcaaattataatagTCGATGACGGCAGTACAGACGACacaataaaagaaatacaCCAGTCTAACACTAAGTTCCTCAAATTAGTTTTAAGACCCACTAAACTAGGCCTAGGCTCGGCGTATCAAGCCGCTCTagaatattgtaaatacGAGTATACAATAATATTAGACGCTGATTTGTCCCATGACCCGTTTTACATTCAATCCATGATACGAATACAGAACATTACTGGCTGTGATTTGGTCTCAAGCTCtagatatataaaaaatggcGGAGTTTATAACTGGTCACTGTATAGGAAATTAGTCAGTAGAGGCGCGAATAATCTGGCCAAATTGGTGTTAAATTTACGTAGTTCTGATTTGACAGGTTCATTTCGACTTTATAAAACTGAAGTCTTGAGAATATTATTAGGGAATTGTGTTTCTAAAGGATATTCAGTACAAATGGAGATGATGTGTCAAGcagaaaaaagaagatttaaGATTGAAGAATGTccgataatattttatgagAGAGAAGTAGGAGTATCAAAATTGGGAagtaaagaaattttaaattttttactttcaATACtacaattattaaaaaataaatttgaattttaa